From a single Pasteurella atlantica genomic region:
- the csrA gene encoding carbon storage regulator CsrA, producing the protein MFILTRKSGESLLIGDNVEVTVLSIRGTQVKLGINAPKEVSVHREEVYKQINGEPLKEELPKEE; encoded by the coding sequence ATGTTTATTCTTACTCGTAAATCAGGGGAAAGTTTACTTATTGGAGACAATGTTGAAGTTACGGTACTTAGTATTCGAGGAACTCAGGTAAAATTGGGGATTAATGCTCCAAAAGAGGTGTCTGTTCATAGAGAAGAGGTATATAAGCAAATTAATGGTGAGCCATTAAAAGAAGAATTACC